A genomic stretch from Borrelia puertoricensis includes:
- the bdr gene encoding Bdr family repetitive protein, translating into MRAQPVITQQMVIAELTKAGINRDIAIDLSYRYYKNELTHKDIEYLETTFNLKLEKVEALLQAEIKSLKTELDNKIDSVENNLNTKIEKVESTLQAEIKSVKTELDNKIDTKFNELDSKIDTVENNLNIKIDNVRSELKSDIQDLDNKIDTVGNNLNTKIDTKFNELDTKIDSVENNFNLKLEKVESLLHAEIKSVKIELDNKLKLHNWMFGTIITISIGILLTLIFK; encoded by the coding sequence ATGAGAGCTCAACCTGTTATTACTCAACAAATGGTCATCGCTGAACTTACTAAGGCTGGTATAAATAGAGATATTGCTATTGACCTGTCTTATAGGTATTATAAAAATGAGCTTACGCACAAGGATATTGAGTATTTAGAGACTACTTTTAACCTTAAGCTTGAAAAAGTTGAAGCTCTTTTACAAGCTGAAATTAAATCTCTCAAGACCGAACTCGATAACAAAATTGATTCTGTTGAGAATAATCTTAACACCAAGATTGAAAAGGTTGAATCAACCTTACAAGCCGAGATTAAATCTGTTAAGACCGAACTTGATAATAAAATAGACACTAAATTCAATGAACTTGATTCCAAAATTGACACCGTTGAGAATAATCTTAACATCAAGATTGATAACGTCAGAAGTGAACTGAAATCTGACATTCAAGATCTCGATAATAAGATTGATACTGTTGGGAATAATCTTAACACCAAGATTGATACTAAATTTAATGAACTTGATACCAAAATAGATTCTGTTGAGAATAACTTTAACCTTAAGCTTGAAAAGGTTGAATCACTCTTACACGCTGAGATTAAATCTGTCAAAATCGAACTTGATAACAAACTTAAACTTCATAATTGGATGTTTGGGACTATTATTACCATCTCTATAGGTATTTTATTAACTCTTATCTTTAAGTAA